A window from Candidatus Rickettsiella viridis encodes these proteins:
- the fabZ gene encoding 3-hydroxyacyl-ACP dehydratase FabZ: MSESTMDIQEILTYLPQRYPILMIDKVIAIEAGKSIIAIKNVTVNEPYFLGHFPGKPIMPGVLILEAMAQATGILALHANKERNKEGFLYLFAGIDNARFKRPVVPGDQLRIEAKVLKVKGDIWKCKVKAKVDGELACKAELMGAGRRS, translated from the coding sequence AGAAATATTAACTTATTTGCCACAACGTTACCCTATCTTAATGATTGATAAAGTTATTGCGATAGAGGCCGGCAAGTCGATTATTGCCATTAAAAATGTCACCGTGAATGAACCTTATTTTTTAGGTCATTTTCCTGGCAAGCCTATTATGCCTGGTGTGCTTATTTTAGAAGCCATGGCGCAGGCAACAGGCATACTTGCGTTGCATGCGAATAAAGAGCGTAATAAGGAAGGTTTTCTTTATCTTTTTGCCGGTATTGATAATGCACGTTTTAAGCGTCCGGTGGTGCCTGGGGATCAATTACGTATTGAAGCCAAGGTATTAAAAGTTAAAGGTGATATTTGGAAGTGTAAAGTTAAAGCCAAGGTAGATGGAGAGCTAGCTTGTAAAGCGGAACTAATGGGTGCTGGGAGAAGGTCCTAA